CAGTATTACTGCGAAAAAAATCTTCATAACGTTACCAGATGATTAGGACAAACTGTGCCTGCAAACGATTTTGGTCTCGATACCAAGCAGCTGGCCCAGTTTGATAATTTTCGAACTGATATGCCCGACTCCCACGGCGCAGTGGTGCGCAGGGCCGTGGCTATTCCAGGTTTCGACAAACTTGCGCGCACCTGATTTGAAGCGGTACCGACTATTTGTATTGCCAATTTCGAGGACGGGCCCCGGCACCGACTCCCCTTCCGCGACCAGCAGAATAACCTTCCCCTCGGCCGTTTCTACCACCGAAAGCAGCGTAACCGGCCCGTGTTTTACGCTCATCTCCACCGAAAGTCCCTTACCAACCTTACCGTGGTAGACATATAGCGGCCGCACTTTCGTTTTTCCCTCCGCAATCGCAATATGTCCCGGGCCATCGTGCCCCATCAGCACAATATCATCATTGAAATCCATCGCATAATATTCTGTAAATGAACCCCCTGCGCCGAAACTATCCAGAATTTTCATAGCCTGCGCATTTTTGACCTCATACTCACCGGCGACGGGGATACCCCGGGCTGTGAGCAGGGAATTACCGAGAATGACCGAGCTCATCGTATCTTCATTCAGCGCGTTACCGGTCCCTTTGTGATAATAAGCCATTGAGCCCAGCTGGTATTTCTCTGCCAGCTTAGTCAATGCCACCGCGGTTCGGGAAGCTCTTGTCAGTTCGTGGTCCGGGCAATCCTCTTTTATTTCGAAAGCCTGATCAAAAACCTGGCGCATTTCCTCTGTCTCCTGATCGGAAACCTGCTCGCGGAGTGCGGAAAGTTCGTCTACCTCTATGATTTCAATATGCCCTCCGAAGGTCGCGCATTGCAGTGTGAGGTCTGAGTAAATATCCAGCATCCCGCCATAATAGCTGCCCATCACCCCTAACCTGTTGTGCGTCATTATATTAGCAACACTTGCCGCCTCGATCCATTCCCGGGCCTCATCCCAGGCAAGCGGGTCGTTATGCAGCATACCGGTGATCTGGTAAAAAGGAATCCTGGCGCGATTGAAGACATTCGCGATTTCGGGCACCGGGCAGGATGAGCAGAAAGCCAGCCATTCGCCCGTCATCCGGGTCCTGTCGGCCAGTTGGTTGAAACGTGTGTAGTCGATCGCAGCCTCTGGCGCGAGGTTCAATATCACCACCGGAACCTTCGCGCGCCTTACTACCGGCAAAACGGTTGACGAAAGCGCGTAGGTAGTCACGTAAAGGAACAGCAGGTCTACATCGGCACGGCGAAAATCGTGGCCCGCCTCCATCGCCTTTTCCGGCGAATCGATCAGGCCCAGATTGGTGATCTCCGCGCCGAAGCCTTCCAGCTTTTCGGACACTACGCCCAGGTACCCTTTCAGTCTTTCTTCCAGTCCGTCGAATTGTTCCCAGTAAGCCTGCAACCCGATGCCGAAAAGTCCGACTTTAAGCCGGTATTTGGAATGATCCGCCATATCAAAAAATACAAATCTGAAAATTAAAAGGTAGATTCCGCCGTGTGCAGGGTTTGATTTAAAAACCCATTCTGAACAGATATACTTCTGTAAATTAAACTTTGGTTCGCAAAAATAGGACACAAATAAGATCGCATACAATGAATAAAGTGATTCATTATTTGCACATATTGACATGGAACTATATAGAAAGTATTTCAGCACCGAGCAACTTGAACAGCTGGCAGACTCCGAACCGAACTGGGGCGTTTCCATCCTGAATATCGGACACAACCTGCACCCCGCCGGGAAAGTGTACCCGGACACCAACCATCCCGACAGCTACTATTTCGACTGGGAGAAAGGAAGGGTGATCAACGAATTTCAGCTGGTTTACATTTCCAGCGGCAGTGGCATATTTGAAACCGAAACTATTCCGCCGACCATTGTCGAGGCAGGTACCGCATTTCTTTTGTTCCCGAATGTCTGGCACCGCTACAAACCTTCGCAGGATACGGGCTGGGAAGAATTCTGGGTGGGTTTCGGAGGGCACTATTCCGAATACCTGATGCGGCAGGAATGTTTCAAGCCCGACCATCCCCTGATCCGGATCGGCTTTAACTCGGAGCTGCTGAATGTATTTATCCGGCTTGTCCAGACGCTTAAGTTCGAAGGGATTGCATTCAAACAGATTTCATCCTGCCTGGTAATCCAGCTGCTGGGGCTGGTGTATGCGTCGGCGTTAATGACAGATCGTTCCCGTTCCCACAAGGAAAAGCTCGTGCACAGAATGCGTTATCAGATCCACGAGCACAGTACGGAGGTGATCGATATGGAGAAGCTGGCGAGTCAGTACGGCGTGAGTTATGGCTGGTTCCGAAAGGCTTTTAAGGAGGTACTGGGCACATCTCCCGGACAGTATCATTTGAATCTTAAAATAGAAAAAGCGTGTCAAATGCTGCGGGAAACCTCTTTATCCGTTTCAGAAATTGCCTATAAAACAGGTTTCGAATCTGAATTTTATTTTTCCCGGATATTCAAGAAAAAAATGACGGTACCACCAACTTCTTACAGAGAGGGCTAAGGGAGGGTAATTTCCATCCCGAACGTTCGTTGATATGAAGGTTTTGGAAAGTCACATATCCCCGAAAACATCCCGATGAAATACATCACCCTTTTTCTGGTCATCATCGGCCTGAGCTCCTGCGAATGGATCGGCAATGCCCCCAGTTTTGGCGACGATTTTGTTACCTACACAATCCGCCAGGGACGCCACGAGGTGGACAACAATCTGAACACCCCTTTCACATCCTCTTCCATGCATTTTCAGGCTGTATTCGACAGCAGCTGCGTTTACAGGAATGCAGTACCTGAAAATCAGAATGATATCAATAAGCTGTACGGCTTTTCCGATTGCAGTTCGGGACACCAGAGCAACAGTGCCCGCTTTGGCTGGAACTGGCGCGAAGGCGCACTGCGCATTTATGCTTATGTGTATGTGAACGGTACCCGGCAGGAAAAAGAGCTCGGTACTGTCGAGCTGAACGAGCCGGCGAGCTTTAAAATCGCAGTTCGGGATAATTCTTATCTTTTCACATTCCGCGGGATGGAAACGGTCATGCCCCGGCATTGCACCGGCGGTGTTGGCGTTTCCTACAAGCTCCTGCCCTATTTCGGCGGCGATGAGCCCGCACCTCAGGATGTCCGGATCAAGATCCGCAACCTATGATGCCGCGTAAAGTGTAAAAGATTCGGCCGCAACATGCAAGGCACCGGCTTCAAGATGTTCCGGCAATGTCCTGTCCCCGTTCCATTCCTGATCTGAAGACGCGATCAGTTTCTGCCATTTCTGCGCATGCGGAAGCACTACCTCCTCGCTATTCTTGGCGAAATTAAGGACGGCGACAAGTAATTGACCGGCTGTATTTCTTTCCAGAATGATCAATTCCTTGCCTTCCGGCACCGTTACAGTCAGCCCCGACCTGTCGGCAGCACTTAATGCAGGCTGCTCTTTACGAAGGCTTATCAGCTGTTTGTAATAGCGGAACATGGTTCGGTGCGGCTCTTTTTCGAGTAAATCCCACTGTAATTTAGATTGCTGAAAGGTTTCCTCCCCTACCGGATCGGGCGCATCGCCTTCGAGGTGAAAGGCGGCAAACTCCCGTTTACGTCCTTTGCGCACGGCTTCGGCCAGCTCGGGGTCGGTGTGGCTTACAAAATACTGGAAAGGATTACTCTCGCTCCATTCCTCGCCCATAAATAGCAGCGGCAGAAACGGACTGACCATCACCGTGCCCGCCAGCAACTTCTGCATTTCATAACTTACCAGCTGACTGGTCCGCTCGCCGAGCATACGGTTACCGATGTGGTCGTGGTTTTGAGAAAAAACAATAAACCGATGTCCCGGAAATCCGTCTGCCTTAACACCGAATTTTCTTTTCCGGTGTTCTGAATAAGTCCCATCGAATACATAGGCATCGCGGAAAGACTTGGCTAACGATACAACAGGCTCAAAATCTGAATAGTACCCACTTTGCTGCTGACCGGAAGAAACCCTGAGCGCGTGGTGAAACTCGTCGATCCACTGCGCGTCCATGCCGAATCCGCACTGATCTACCGGCTTAATATATCGGGTATCGTTCAGGTCCATTTCGACCATCAGATAAGGCTGCCTTCCTGTCGCTTCGCTCAACTCGTCCACCCGCATTTTCATCTCCTGCAATACATGCACGGGACTGAAATCCTTGATCGCATGAACTGCGTCCAGACGCAGCGCATCAATATGGAAATCCCTGAACCACATCAATGCATTTTGGATGAAGTAATGCCGCACAGCATCACTCCATGCATCGTCAAAATTGATCGCTTCTCCCCAGGGCGTGTTGTATTTATCGGTAAAATAATGACCGTACTGGCCAAACACATTTCCTTCCGGCCCCAGGTGGTTATACACCATATCCAGGATCACTGCTATTCCCTTTGAATGACAGGCATTTACGAAATGCTGCATGGCTTTCGGACCACCATAAGAATCCTGAACACTGTAAGGAAATACACCATCATAGCCCCAGTTGCGCGGCCCGGCAAACTGAGAAACCGGCATCAGCTCGATGGCGGTAACGCCGAGATCGGCCAGATAATCGAGCCGCTTTTCCATTGCCGCGAGTGTACCTTCCGGGGTGAATGTGCCGATATGGACTTCGTAAATGATATATGCGGGAAGTGCGGGGTTAACCCACTGCTGGTCGGTCCACTGAAAATCCCGGAGATCGACAGCCTCCGACGGGCCATGTACGCCCTCAGACTGAAAAAGTGAAGCGGGATCGGGAAGCAACTGATCGTCACCCAGGTCGA
This Dyadobacter sp. UC 10 DNA region includes the following protein-coding sequences:
- a CDS encoding AraC family transcriptional regulator — encoded protein: MELYRKYFSTEQLEQLADSEPNWGVSILNIGHNLHPAGKVYPDTNHPDSYYFDWEKGRVINEFQLVYISSGSGIFETETIPPTIVEAGTAFLLFPNVWHRYKPSQDTGWEEFWVGFGGHYSEYLMRQECFKPDHPLIRIGFNSELLNVFIRLVQTLKFEGIAFKQISSCLVIQLLGLVYASALMTDRSRSHKEKLVHRMRYQIHEHSTEVIDMEKLASQYGVSYGWFRKAFKEVLGTSPGQYHLNLKIEKACQMLRETSLSVSEIAYKTGFESEFYFSRIFKKKMTVPPTSYREG
- a CDS encoding arabinose isomerase, which gives rise to MADHSKYRLKVGLFGIGLQAYWEQFDGLEERLKGYLGVVSEKLEGFGAEITNLGLIDSPEKAMEAGHDFRRADVDLLFLYVTTYALSSTVLPVVRRAKVPVVILNLAPEAAIDYTRFNQLADRTRMTGEWLAFCSSCPVPEIANVFNRARIPFYQITGMLHNDPLAWDEAREWIEAASVANIMTHNRLGVMGSYYGGMLDIYSDLTLQCATFGGHIEIIEVDELSALREQVSDQETEEMRQVFDQAFEIKEDCPDHELTRASRTAVALTKLAEKYQLGSMAYYHKGTGNALNEDTMSSVILGNSLLTARGIPVAGEYEVKNAQAMKILDSFGAGGSFTEYYAMDFNDDIVLMGHDGPGHIAIAEGKTKVRPLYVYHGKVGKGLSVEMSVKHGPVTLLSVVETAEGKVILLVAEGESVPGPVLEIGNTNSRYRFKSGARKFVETWNSHGPAHHCAVGVGHISSKIIKLGQLLGIETKIVCRHSLS
- the treZ gene encoding malto-oligosyltrehalose trehalohydrolase encodes the protein MNNDYIVPGRPGISFNEFGEAEILVWAPLAEEVRISVVSSGEKIPLEKLGYGYWGIKTSGVKPGDSYLFDLGDDQLLPDPASLFQSEGVHGPSEAVDLRDFQWTDQQWVNPALPAYIIYEVHIGTFTPEGTLAAMEKRLDYLADLGVTAIELMPVSQFAGPRNWGYDGVFPYSVQDSYGGPKAMQHFVNACHSKGIAVILDMVYNHLGPEGNVFGQYGHYFTDKYNTPWGEAINFDDAWSDAVRHYFIQNALMWFRDFHIDALRLDAVHAIKDFSPVHVLQEMKMRVDELSEATGRQPYLMVEMDLNDTRYIKPVDQCGFGMDAQWIDEFHHALRVSSGQQQSGYYSDFEPVVSLAKSFRDAYVFDGTYSEHRKRKFGVKADGFPGHRFIVFSQNHDHIGNRMLGERTSQLVSYEMQKLLAGTVMVSPFLPLLFMGEEWSESNPFQYFVSHTDPELAEAVRKGRKREFAAFHLEGDAPDPVGEETFQQSKLQWDLLEKEPHRTMFRYYKQLISLRKEQPALSAADRSGLTVTVPEGKELIILERNTAGQLLVAVLNFAKNSEEVVLPHAQKWQKLIASSDQEWNGDRTLPEHLEAGALHVAAESFTLYAAS